In the Arthrobacter zhaoxinii genome, one interval contains:
- a CDS encoding CPBP family intramembrane glutamic endopeptidase: MNKQGLLARHPIAGFFVLAYAFSWIAWSPWWLGQDGLGVLPIPGALEVVAVVNPLGIFGPAAAALVVIRATEGSAGVRRFWASVTNVRLGLRWWGVGLLGIPALLLAGAVLLPGTLSSFSSQGLAGVLMIYPLQLLGIIFLGGGLEEVGWRGFAQPRLQQRHPPLVAAVAVGIIWAVWHAPLFLTRTWDTPRSNAAEILLYVVVVIGLSIVLAWIRNASGSMLAAVVAHASVNGFLGVLVVTFPGSLVETANWWGLGVLVAAVVVALVTKGRLGATDQQLDSSTTTVAGAASR, encoded by the coding sequence GTGAATAAGCAGGGATTGCTTGCCCGGCATCCAATAGCGGGCTTTTTTGTCCTCGCCTATGCCTTCTCCTGGATCGCGTGGAGTCCGTGGTGGCTGGGGCAGGACGGGTTGGGGGTGCTGCCGATACCGGGTGCGCTTGAGGTAGTGGCGGTGGTCAACCCCCTTGGAATCTTCGGCCCTGCCGCTGCCGCCCTCGTCGTCATCCGCGCAACAGAGGGAAGCGCGGGCGTCCGGCGGTTCTGGGCAAGCGTGACCAACGTTCGTCTGGGCCTGCGCTGGTGGGGCGTAGGGCTGCTTGGCATTCCCGCGTTGCTGCTCGCAGGGGCGGTGCTCCTGCCCGGCACGCTGAGCTCGTTCTCTTCCCAAGGTTTGGCTGGCGTGCTGATGATTTACCCGCTGCAGCTCCTGGGCATCATCTTCCTTGGCGGCGGGCTGGAGGAAGTGGGCTGGCGCGGTTTTGCCCAGCCCAGGCTCCAGCAGCGGCATCCGCCACTGGTGGCCGCGGTTGCGGTGGGCATCATCTGGGCCGTATGGCATGCGCCGCTGTTTCTGACGCGGACCTGGGACACACCCCGCAGCAACGCCGCGGAAATTTTGCTCTACGTGGTGGTCGTCATCGGACTATCGATCGTCTTGGCTTGGATCCGGAATGCAAGCGGCAGCATGCTTGCCGCCGTGGTGGCCCATGCATCGGTGAACGGCTTCCTCGGGGTTCTGGTGGTCACGTTCCCCGGTTCCCTGGTCGAAACCGCAAATTGGTGGGGCCTCGGCGTCCTTGTGGCCGCGGTCGTCGTTGCGCTCGTGACAAAGGGCCGGCTCGGAGCAACAGACCAGCAACTGGATAGCTCCACCACAACGGTGGCAGGTGCGGCGAGCCGCTAG
- a CDS encoding VOC family protein, translated as MASLISHTSFDSLDAYGQSVFWRRILGFREDPEDPNRPGEEECMIFSEDGTQRLLFIEVPDAKQIKNRLHLDLKPAEGTRDQELERLLGLGAREVDDRRNADGTGWVVLADPEGNEFCILRSDEERRATAAVL; from the coding sequence ATGGCATCCCTGATCTCCCACACATCCTTCGACAGTCTCGACGCCTACGGCCAGTCCGTGTTCTGGCGGCGGATCCTCGGCTTCCGGGAAGACCCGGAGGACCCGAACCGGCCGGGGGAGGAGGAATGCATGATTTTCTCGGAGGACGGCACGCAGCGGCTGCTGTTCATCGAGGTTCCGGACGCCAAACAGATCAAGAACCGCCTGCATCTGGACCTGAAGCCCGCGGAGGGCACCCGTGATCAGGAACTCGAGCGCCTCCTGGGGCTGGGGGCCCGCGAAGTCGACGACCGGCGCAACGCGGACGGCACCGGGTGGGTGGTGCTCGCAGATCCGGAGGGCAACGAATTCTGCATCCTGCGCAGCGATGAGGAGCGCCGGGCGACGGCGGCAGTCCTCTAA
- a CDS encoding glucose 1-dehydrogenase, translated as MSERLKDKVALITGAASGMGASHARAFVREGAKVMIADINDDAGAALAAELGDAARYVHLNVTSAEDWAAAVAATLDTFGGLNILVNNAGILDGGPLGQYPAERWQRALDINLTGPFLGMSAAVEALKASAPASVINISSTAGLEGIAGMHGYTASKFGLRGLTKSAALELAASHVRVNSVHPGSIQTPMTAVMGRQKPIDFTETTLTRPAAPEEVTSVVLFLASDESSFSTGAEFVVDGGITAGKIYNV; from the coding sequence GTGAGCGAACGACTCAAAGACAAAGTAGCCCTGATTACCGGCGCAGCCAGCGGGATGGGCGCCTCCCACGCGCGGGCTTTCGTGCGTGAAGGCGCCAAGGTGATGATCGCGGACATCAACGACGACGCCGGTGCCGCCCTGGCCGCGGAACTGGGCGACGCAGCCCGCTACGTTCATCTGAACGTCACCAGCGCCGAGGACTGGGCCGCCGCCGTGGCAGCCACCCTGGATACCTTCGGCGGGCTCAACATCCTGGTGAACAACGCCGGCATCCTCGACGGCGGTCCGCTCGGCCAGTACCCGGCGGAGCGCTGGCAGCGGGCGCTGGACATCAACCTGACCGGCCCCTTCCTGGGCATGTCCGCAGCCGTTGAGGCGCTGAAGGCGTCCGCGCCGGCGTCGGTCATTAACATTTCCTCCACCGCCGGGCTCGAGGGCATCGCCGGTATGCACGGTTACACGGCGTCGAAGTTCGGTCTGCGCGGCCTGACGAAGTCGGCCGCACTGGAGCTGGCCGCGTCCCACGTGCGGGTCAATTCGGTGCACCCGGGGTCCATCCAGACCCCGATGACCGCCGTGATGGGTAGGCAGAAGCCGATCGACTTCACTGAAACCACCCTCACCCGACCGGCCGCGCCGGAGGAGGTCACCAGCGTTGTCCTCTTCCTCGCCAGCGACGAGTCCAGCTTCTCCACCGGCGCGGAGTTCGTGGTCGACGGCGGGATCACCGCCGGGAAGATCTACAACGTCTAA
- a CDS encoding MerR family transcriptional regulator, with amino-acid sequence MLSIGAFAQIGQVTHRMLRHWDTAGLLVPAHVNEFSGYRSYDPSQLERLHRIVALRQLGFGLEEVASILDAGVDAARIAQMLRIRRAEVESEQRTAAARLLDVERRLHLIEKENAMSQIEIVQKSLPAVRLAARTAVVSEQAEVAGVVGPLFDAVADALAPTGASLDQPVAQYEVSEDGMQIVAGYAVSSAGPGGVEMVDLPSVPTAICGIHLGTMDRIGESWQAVHTETIARGFVLSGPCREVYIRAASDDQADWVTELQQPVQPA; translated from the coding sequence ATGTTATCCATCGGAGCCTTCGCGCAGATCGGCCAGGTGACCCACCGCATGCTGCGGCACTGGGACACCGCCGGACTGCTCGTACCGGCCCACGTGAACGAGTTCAGCGGCTACCGCTCCTACGATCCCTCCCAGCTGGAACGGCTGCACCGGATTGTTGCCCTCCGTCAGCTCGGCTTCGGCCTGGAGGAAGTTGCCTCCATTCTCGACGCAGGAGTCGACGCCGCCCGGATCGCCCAGATGCTCCGCATCCGGCGGGCCGAGGTGGAGAGCGAACAGCGGACGGCGGCCGCGCGGCTCCTCGACGTGGAACGGCGGCTCCACCTCATTGAAAAGGAAAATGCCATGTCCCAGATCGAAATTGTGCAGAAGTCACTGCCCGCGGTCCGTTTGGCCGCCCGCACCGCCGTTGTCTCCGAACAGGCTGAAGTGGCCGGCGTCGTCGGGCCGTTGTTCGACGCCGTCGCGGATGCGCTGGCACCCACCGGCGCATCCCTGGATCAGCCGGTCGCCCAGTACGAGGTGAGCGAAGACGGTATGCAGATCGTGGCCGGGTATGCCGTCTCCTCTGCCGGTCCCGGCGGCGTGGAGATGGTGGATCTGCCGTCCGTCCCGACGGCCATCTGCGGTATCCACCTTGGCACCATGGACCGCATCGGGGAAAGCTGGCAGGCCGTGCACACGGAGACCATTGCCCGCGGCTTTGTGCTCTCCGGCCCGTGCCGCGAGGTGTATATCCGTGCAGCCTCCGATGACCAGGCGGACTGGGTCACGGAGCTGCAGCAGCCCGTCCAGCCGGCGTAG
- a CDS encoding GAF and ANTAR domain-containing protein: MTALTRGTSVAAQLQQLILDNPGMELFLEAFAGQAAELFSDPNQLLCSITLKREKHAQTVASSSNEANKLDELQYGYGDGPCLYAAESGELTLVADTRTGSRWIEYFEAIHGLGCYSMLAVPLLIGDDGGAALNLYGKSTGIFTDDFVRAVEDYAAEAAVTLQVAVQIANHQDVSENLRKAMESRTAIDVAVGIVAGQNRCSQEEAFAILSRASSHQNIKLRALAERLVESVTAAKVATHFA, translated from the coding sequence ATGACAGCCCTTACTCGTGGAACCTCAGTTGCGGCACAGCTGCAGCAACTCATTCTGGACAACCCGGGCATGGAGCTTTTTCTTGAAGCCTTCGCCGGGCAGGCTGCTGAACTTTTCAGCGACCCGAACCAGCTGCTCTGCAGCATCACCCTGAAGCGGGAAAAACACGCCCAGACCGTGGCCAGCAGCAGCAACGAGGCCAATAAGCTCGATGAACTCCAGTACGGCTACGGCGACGGACCGTGCCTATACGCAGCGGAGAGCGGAGAACTGACGCTGGTGGCGGACACCCGCACCGGTTCCCGCTGGATCGAGTATTTCGAGGCCATCCATGGCCTTGGCTGTTATTCCATGCTCGCCGTACCCCTGCTCATTGGTGACGACGGCGGCGCGGCCCTGAACCTCTATGGCAAGAGCACCGGCATCTTCACCGATGATTTCGTGCGAGCTGTTGAGGACTATGCAGCGGAAGCGGCCGTGACGCTGCAGGTTGCCGTTCAGATCGCGAACCACCAGGACGTCAGCGAGAATCTGCGTAAGGCGATGGAATCCCGGACCGCCATCGACGTTGCCGTCGGCATCGTTGCCGGCCAGAACCGCTGCAGCCAGGAGGAGGCCTTTGCCATCCTCAGCCGCGCGTCGAGCCACCAGAACATCAAGCTGCGTGCCCTGGCCGAACGGCTGGTTGAATCGGTGACGGCGGCCAAGGTGGCAACCCACTTCGCCTAA
- a CDS encoding serine hydrolase domain-containing protein, with protein MPGIAAPLWDRLTETVQSGWCPGLVAGVRINGQTEIFATGSLGLDQSDPMAEDTPFRISSLSKLIGGALAMSLVGDGTLGLDDEAGRWLPGLANLRVLATPDAPLTLTVPARGPVTVRHLLTFTAGLGVDLDPTPYVAATQDFLWGPNPPDMTPEEYLTRLGSLPLAYQPGERWMYHSSADVLSVLLAAAAVTPLDQLVQERISEPFGLTGTGFPTGTEHFPVVYAANDDGGLFEAVSYRDALAGPPKFASLGGGLVSTVPDFLRFLAGLADDTVLPAELRREMTADQLTSPQQVGVAEVAGPDESWGFMTAVQTGRGAPWSEPGMWGWAGGSGTSAAVYPNGDIGVVFTQRFLSSPQEHFDYFWKPFGEVRGNL; from the coding sequence ATGCCAGGCATCGCCGCACCCCTCTGGGACAGGCTGACCGAGACCGTCCAATCGGGCTGGTGCCCGGGACTGGTGGCAGGCGTTCGGATCAACGGGCAGACCGAAATCTTCGCCACCGGGTCGCTGGGACTCGACCAGTCCGATCCGATGGCCGAGGACACCCCGTTCCGCATTTCCTCACTGAGTAAGCTGATCGGCGGCGCCCTGGCCATGAGCCTGGTGGGCGACGGTACGCTCGGGCTGGATGACGAGGCCGGCCGCTGGCTGCCGGGACTCGCGAACCTGCGGGTGCTGGCCACCCCGGACGCGCCTTTGACGCTGACGGTCCCGGCCCGCGGCCCCGTCACGGTGCGTCACCTGCTGACCTTCACCGCCGGGCTCGGCGTCGACCTCGATCCGACCCCCTATGTGGCGGCAACCCAGGATTTCCTCTGGGGCCCCAACCCGCCGGACATGACTCCCGAGGAGTATCTGACCCGGCTCGGCAGCCTGCCGCTGGCCTATCAGCCGGGGGAGCGCTGGATGTACCACTCCAGCGCGGACGTGCTTTCCGTCCTGCTCGCGGCAGCTGCCGTCACGCCCCTGGACCAGCTGGTGCAGGAACGGATCAGCGAACCGTTCGGGCTGACTGGCACGGGGTTCCCCACTGGCACCGAACATTTCCCCGTGGTGTACGCAGCGAACGACGACGGCGGGCTGTTCGAGGCGGTGTCGTACCGGGACGCACTGGCGGGCCCGCCGAAGTTCGCGTCCCTGGGCGGCGGCCTGGTCTCCACCGTGCCGGACTTCCTGCGCTTCCTCGCCGGGCTCGCGGATGACACGGTGCTGCCCGCTGAGCTGCGGCGCGAAATGACCGCGGATCAGCTGACCTCCCCGCAGCAGGTCGGCGTGGCTGAAGTGGCCGGCCCGGACGAGTCCTGGGGATTCATGACCGCCGTGCAGACCGGACGCGGGGCGCCTTGGTCCGAGCCGGGCATGTGGGGCTGGGCAGGCGGATCCGGGACCAGCGCCGCCGTCTATCCCAACGGGGACATCGGCGTCGTCTTCACCCAGCGGTTCCTGAGCAGCCCGCAGGAGCATTTCGATTACTTCTGGAAACCGTTCGGGGAGGTGCGGGGGAATCTGTAA
- a CDS encoding GNAT family N-acetyltransferase has product METSTGIPPWPSVEPQYADVRLRAFRDTDVGMAMELAQDKYIPTVGSLPARATHGQALEWLERQRERHAAGTGFSFAVADAGTDRCVGQIGLWGWELQHGRTQAGYGIMPTARGHRFATHALRALLEFAWTLPELHRVEAYIEPWNTASIRTAELAGFEREGLLRSYMEISGQRRDLFIYAAVRDRRE; this is encoded by the coding sequence ATGGAAACCAGCACCGGCATTCCCCCGTGGCCTTCGGTCGAGCCGCAGTATGCCGACGTGAGGCTGCGCGCGTTCCGGGACACCGACGTCGGGATGGCCATGGAGCTGGCCCAGGACAAGTACATCCCCACGGTAGGAAGCCTTCCGGCGCGGGCGACCCACGGGCAGGCCTTGGAGTGGCTGGAACGGCAGCGGGAGCGGCACGCCGCGGGAACAGGCTTTTCCTTCGCGGTGGCCGACGCCGGCACGGACCGGTGCGTGGGGCAGATCGGACTCTGGGGATGGGAGCTGCAGCACGGCCGTACCCAGGCCGGCTACGGCATCATGCCGACCGCCCGCGGCCACCGGTTTGCCACCCACGCCCTGCGGGCACTGCTGGAGTTCGCCTGGACTCTTCCGGAGCTGCACCGAGTGGAGGCGTACATTGAGCCGTGGAATACCGCCTCGATCCGGACCGCCGAGCTGGCCGGCTTTGAACGGGAGGGCCTGCTGCGGAGTTACATGGAAATCTCCGGGCAGCGCAGGGACCTGTTCATTTACGCGGCGGTGCGGGACCGCAGGGAGTAA
- a CDS encoding RidA family protein — MPVQLFSPEGMLPDAPYHHVAVATGSRFVYVAGQVAHMAGGSPIPADLAGQVSQALRNVARGLAGAGAGFRDVVRLTFYVTDWETEKIGEFMAGIQAVAEEIGLPTPLPPASLIEVVQLYEPGVLVEIEATAVLD; from the coding sequence ATGCCCGTGCAACTCTTCAGCCCCGAAGGAATGCTTCCCGACGCGCCCTATCACCACGTTGCAGTGGCTACAGGGTCGCGCTTTGTCTATGTGGCCGGGCAGGTGGCGCACATGGCAGGCGGTTCACCCATCCCCGCAGATCTGGCCGGGCAGGTCTCGCAGGCGTTGCGCAATGTGGCCCGGGGACTGGCAGGCGCCGGAGCGGGGTTCCGTGACGTGGTTCGCCTGACCTTCTACGTCACCGACTGGGAGACGGAGAAGATCGGTGAATTCATGGCGGGGATCCAAGCTGTGGCCGAAGAGATCGGACTGCCGACACCGCTGCCGCCGGCATCACTGATCGAGGTGGTGCAGCTCTACGAGCCCGGCGTATTGGTGGAAATCGAAGCCACGGCCGTGCTGGATTAG
- a CDS encoding winged helix-turn-helix transcriptional regulator has product MTDTSMPLEPALSMDAPHRELLAQVLDKWSLSVLNELCQAPCRFNELRRAIPEVTQKSLTTTLRRLERNGIIERRILATRPVAVEYRMTPLGKSIREPVDALLRWSAGNLSRIEQARAVFDEGL; this is encoded by the coding sequence ATGACGGATACTTCCATGCCCTTGGAACCGGCATTAAGCATGGATGCCCCGCACCGTGAACTGCTGGCCCAGGTTCTGGATAAGTGGTCCTTGAGTGTGCTCAACGAACTGTGCCAAGCACCCTGCCGTTTCAATGAACTCCGCCGGGCAATTCCCGAAGTTACGCAGAAATCCCTGACCACTACCCTGCGCCGGCTGGAGCGCAACGGAATCATCGAACGCCGGATTCTGGCAACTCGGCCGGTCGCCGTCGAATACCGGATGACTCCGCTGGGCAAGTCGATACGTGAACCTGTAGACGCACTTCTGCGGTGGTCCGCCGGGAACCTTTCCCGAATTGAACAGGCCCGTGCAGTGTTTGACGAGGGGCTGTAA
- a CDS encoding MDR family MFS transporter: MSVSPAREGASPSTRAEVRAEAKRKHRAILQALTGLLLGMFVSMLANTVVSTSLPVIISDLDGDQAAFTWVVTATLLATAVSTPVWGKLADLLNRKVLIQLALIIFIVASAAAGFAHNTDWLIAMRVIQGIGAGGLGALTQIVMADIVSPRERGRYMGLFGAVMALSTVGGPLIGGVITDTVNWRWNFYVAVPLAVVALVMIQKTLHLPPLKKRKVQIDYAGIVLLSASVSCLLIWVSLVGSDFGWASAATAWMVGGSLLGLAAFVAVELKAAEPLIPLSLFRNRTFTFSVIGSLSVGVAMFGTTVFLSQYMQLARGASATMSGLMTIPMMAGLLIISTLVGRMITKTGKWKAYVVVGSVLLTVGLVLMGTIEYDTDFWLVSVYMFLLGAGVGMVMQNLVLVVQNDVPTRDLGVASSSINFFRTIGGTVGVSALGAVLATQVTDRLAAKQGELMAAIGALGAEGKEVSASLASGTIPDVNSLPESVRFIVESVYGSSVAHIFMIAAPLGVLTLLAVLFLPNLPLGSLTRHEKMQAEESAVAPAGSAETVANVSEHAAGQNPAVPSGKDVPSGKDNS, encoded by the coding sequence ATGTCCGTTTCCCCTGCCCGGGAGGGCGCTTCCCCCTCAACGCGAGCCGAGGTGCGCGCCGAGGCAAAACGCAAGCACCGCGCCATCCTCCAGGCCCTGACCGGCCTGCTGCTGGGCATGTTCGTCTCGATGCTGGCCAACACGGTGGTCAGCACCTCGCTGCCGGTGATCATTTCCGATCTCGACGGCGACCAGGCCGCCTTCACCTGGGTGGTCACCGCCACCCTTCTGGCCACCGCGGTCTCCACCCCGGTCTGGGGCAAGCTCGCGGATCTGCTTAACCGCAAGGTCCTGATCCAGCTGGCCCTGATCATCTTCATCGTGGCCAGTGCCGCGGCAGGTTTCGCCCACAACACCGACTGGCTGATCGCCATGCGTGTAATCCAGGGCATCGGTGCCGGCGGCCTCGGTGCGCTGACCCAGATTGTCATGGCGGACATTGTTTCCCCGCGTGAACGCGGCCGCTACATGGGCCTGTTCGGGGCCGTGATGGCCCTATCCACGGTGGGTGGCCCGCTGATCGGCGGTGTCATCACGGACACCGTCAACTGGCGCTGGAACTTCTACGTCGCGGTGCCGCTGGCCGTCGTCGCACTGGTGATGATCCAGAAGACCCTGCACCTGCCCCCGCTGAAGAAGCGAAAAGTCCAGATCGACTACGCCGGCATCGTGCTGCTTTCGGCATCCGTGTCCTGCCTGCTCATCTGGGTCTCACTGGTGGGCAGCGACTTCGGCTGGGCCAGTGCCGCCACGGCATGGATGGTGGGCGGCTCCTTGCTGGGCCTCGCCGCGTTCGTGGCCGTGGAGTTGAAGGCGGCGGAGCCGCTGATCCCGCTGAGCCTGTTCCGCAACCGGACCTTCACCTTCTCCGTGATCGGATCACTCTCCGTCGGCGTCGCGATGTTCGGCACCACCGTCTTCCTGTCCCAGTACATGCAGCTGGCCCGCGGCGCCTCCGCGACCATGTCCGGGTTGATGACCATCCCGATGATGGCCGGCCTGCTGATCATCTCCACACTCGTGGGCCGGATGATCACCAAGACCGGCAAGTGGAAGGCCTATGTGGTGGTCGGGTCCGTGCTGCTGACCGTCGGGCTGGTCCTGATGGGCACCATCGAATACGACACCGACTTCTGGCTGGTCTCCGTGTACATGTTCCTGCTCGGCGCCGGCGTGGGCATGGTGATGCAGAACCTGGTCCTCGTGGTGCAGAACGACGTTCCCACCCGGGACCTCGGCGTCGCCAGCTCCAGCATCAACTTCTTCCGCACCATCGGCGGCACCGTCGGCGTCTCCGCCCTCGGCGCCGTGCTGGCCACCCAGGTGACGGACCGGCTGGCCGCGAAACAGGGCGAGCTGATGGCTGCCATCGGCGCACTCGGCGCGGAGGGCAAGGAAGTGTCCGCTTCACTGGCCTCCGGCACCATCCCGGATGTGAACTCGCTGCCCGAATCGGTGCGCTTCATTGTGGAATCGGTCTACGGCTCCTCCGTGGCGCACATCTTCATGATCGCAGCCCCGCTGGGAGTCCTGACCCTGTTGGCGGTGCTGTTCCTGCCGAACCTGCCGCTGGGCAGCCTGACCCGGCACGAGAAGATGCAGGCCGAGGAATCCGCAGTGGCCCCTGCCGGCTCCGCGGAAACGGTAGCCAACGTATCCGAACACGCCGCCGGGCAGAATCCCGCTGTTCCGTCCGGAAAGGATGTTCCCTCCGGAAAGGACAACAGCTAG
- a CDS encoding MarR family winged helix-turn-helix transcriptional regulator — protein sequence MATPTAGDSENITFESSVLEVEHQFSMMLAAARRSVKHAAAAVHPALQPLGFTVLMTLYRGGECQQGSVVETLHVDKALLSRTVSQLEALGLVVRRTDPADGRVQLLNLTAEGRARFEGANTAKRSKLRARLRSWTPAELRNLSDLLHKLNERD from the coding sequence GTGGCGACGCCGACGGCCGGGGACTCTGAGAACATCACCTTCGAGTCCTCGGTCCTGGAGGTGGAGCACCAGTTCTCGATGATGCTTGCCGCTGCCCGGCGGTCCGTTAAGCACGCCGCGGCAGCCGTCCACCCAGCCCTGCAGCCGCTGGGGTTCACGGTCCTGATGACCCTGTACCGCGGTGGGGAATGCCAGCAGGGCAGTGTTGTCGAAACCCTTCACGTGGACAAGGCACTGCTCAGCCGAACGGTGTCTCAGCTGGAAGCCCTGGGTCTGGTGGTCCGCCGGACCGATCCCGCCGACGGACGGGTCCAGCTGCTGAACCTGACCGCCGAAGGCCGGGCCCGCTTCGAAGGAGCGAATACAGCCAAACGGTCCAAGCTGCGCGCCCGGCTGAGGAGCTGGACCCCGGCCGAGCTTCGGAACCTCTCGGACCTGCTGCACAAGCTCAACGAGCGGGACTGA
- a CDS encoding ATP-binding protein has protein sequence MTGAGTGRGANQPQPHGSAYEEHFHAAPSGHLVLAADGTILEVNQTLAAWTGRSREALLGSNVTDLMPVGDRVVFASYAVSQLAVSGCFNEMAAELLSVNGEPVPVLLSGVRSEDSDGTSVDRIAAFKAAKRTLYERELVEALRKAEAAEAARAAAEEELRHKQAAIVEKDRILQANLVESREREALLASVLDAVDVGLLVVDPDGNTLLSNAHLLSNWRRAMGDIPITAKGQSVLGPDRVTLVDDADSPAQRAAAGESFSDQLVWFGTGEHELALNVSARPIKTEGSFSGSVLAFSDVTKLVRAKAAQDEFVASVSHELRTPLTSIMGYLDLALDEDGLPPQVESALNVALRNSERLLALVSDLLSVASGATKMDRRPMDLAEIVRAGVESVEPKADAGRVELVSDIPASLTADVDPQRMSQVVDNLLSNAVKYSPDGGTVTVRLWQDAQAVHLRVEDTGIGMSIAEQEKVFTKFFRARRAVASAVPGVGLGLVITKNIVEAHGGKLSFISSPGQGSEFTVSLPLNAVNAEEISPAR, from the coding sequence ATGACCGGCGCCGGTACCGGCCGGGGAGCAAACCAACCGCAGCCGCATGGAAGCGCGTACGAGGAGCACTTCCACGCGGCGCCTTCCGGACACCTCGTCCTGGCTGCGGATGGAACCATCCTGGAGGTCAACCAGACCCTTGCCGCCTGGACCGGGCGTTCGCGGGAAGCGCTGCTCGGCAGCAACGTTACCGACCTGATGCCCGTGGGTGACCGGGTGGTTTTTGCTTCCTATGCGGTGTCCCAGCTGGCCGTGTCCGGGTGCTTCAACGAAATGGCCGCGGAGCTGCTGTCCGTGAACGGGGAGCCGGTTCCGGTACTCCTGTCCGGTGTCCGTTCCGAAGACAGCGACGGCACCTCGGTGGACCGGATCGCAGCCTTCAAGGCCGCCAAACGCACCCTCTACGAGCGCGAGCTCGTGGAGGCACTGCGGAAGGCCGAAGCGGCCGAAGCTGCACGGGCCGCAGCGGAGGAAGAACTCCGGCACAAGCAGGCAGCCATCGTGGAGAAGGACCGCATCCTGCAGGCAAACCTGGTGGAGAGCCGGGAGCGGGAGGCCTTGCTGGCATCCGTACTGGATGCCGTGGACGTGGGCCTGCTGGTGGTGGATCCGGACGGGAACACGCTGCTGAGCAACGCGCACCTGCTCTCCAACTGGCGCCGGGCCATGGGGGACATTCCCATCACGGCAAAAGGACAATCGGTTCTCGGGCCGGACCGGGTCACCCTCGTCGACGACGCCGACAGCCCTGCTCAGCGGGCCGCCGCCGGCGAGTCATTCTCGGACCAGCTGGTGTGGTTCGGCACCGGTGAACACGAGCTGGCCCTCAACGTGTCCGCGCGGCCCATTAAAACCGAAGGATCCTTCTCCGGATCCGTGCTTGCCTTCAGCGACGTCACCAAGCTGGTCCGTGCCAAGGCGGCGCAGGACGAGTTCGTAGCCAGCGTGTCCCACGAGCTGCGGACCCCGCTGACCTCGATCATGGGGTACCTCGACCTTGCCCTGGACGAGGACGGCCTGCCCCCGCAGGTGGAGTCGGCCCTGAACGTCGCGCTGCGTAACTCGGAGCGGCTGCTGGCTCTGGTGTCCGATCTGCTGTCGGTTGCGTCCGGTGCCACAAAAATGGACCGCCGTCCGATGGACCTGGCTGAGATTGTGCGGGCCGGGGTGGAGTCAGTGGAACCGAAGGCGGATGCCGGCCGGGTGGAGCTGGTATCGGACATCCCGGCTTCCCTGACCGCGGACGTGGATCCGCAGCGTATGAGCCAGGTGGTGGATAACCTGCTCTCCAATGCCGTGAAGTACTCCCCCGACGGCGGAACGGTGACCGTGAGGCTGTGGCAGGACGCGCAGGCAGTCCATCTCCGGGTGGAGGATACCGGGATTGGAATGAGCATTGCCGAGCAGGAAAAGGTCTTCACCAAGTTCTTCCGTGCCCGCCGTGCCGTCGCCTCAGCAGTCCCCGGCGTGGGGCTGGGGCTGGTCATCACCAAGAACATCGTGGAGGCGCACGGCGGGAAGCTGAGCTTCATTAGCAGCCCGGGGCAGGGGAGCGAGTTCACGGTGTCCCTGCCCCTGAACGCGGTAAACGCTGAGGAAATCAGTCCCGCTCGTTGA